A region from the Bradyrhizobium erythrophlei genome encodes:
- the ndk gene encoding nucleoside-diphosphate kinase produces the protein MAIERTFSIIKPDATARNLTGAINALIEKAGLRIVAQKRIQMTRAQAETFYAVHKARPFFGELVDFMISAPVVVQVLEGEGAVLKYRDVMGATDPAKAAEGTIRKVHAKSIGENSVHGSDAPETAAIEIAQFFSGNEIVG, from the coding sequence ATGGCGATTGAACGCACCTTTTCGATTATCAAGCCCGACGCGACCGCGCGCAATCTGACCGGCGCGATCAACGCGCTGATCGAGAAGGCCGGACTGCGCATCGTTGCGCAGAAGCGCATCCAGATGACCCGCGCACAGGCCGAAACCTTCTACGCCGTCCACAAAGCGCGTCCGTTCTTCGGCGAACTGGTGGACTTCATGATTTCCGCGCCGGTCGTGGTCCAGGTCCTCGAAGGCGAGGGCGCCGTGCTCAAGTACCGCGACGTCATGGGCGCGACCGATCCTGCCAAGGCGGCGGAGGGCACGATCCGCAAGGTGCATGCGAAGTCGATCGGCGAGAACTCGGTGCATGGATCGGACGCTCCGGAGACGGCCGCGATCGAGATCGCGCAGTTCTTCTCGGGCAACGAGATCGTCGGCTGA